A stretch of Lactuca sativa cultivar Salinas chromosome 6, Lsat_Salinas_v11, whole genome shotgun sequence DNA encodes these proteins:
- the LOC111917340 gene encoding GABA transporter 1, whose translation MASIGSTISIGAVHEQTIKEAQVFSTATTTTHRHGKQLDAGALFVLKSKGSWWHSGFHLTTSIVAPPLLSLPFAFASLGWTAGVISLVVGAIVTFYSYNLISLVLEHHAELGNRHLRFRDMAYDILGPKWGKYYVGPIQFMVCYGAVVGNILLGGQCLKAIYILWNPNGTMKLYEFVIIFGILMLILAQIPSFHSLRHINLLSLILCLLYSACATAASIYIGSSSKGPHKNYSLSNNDETRIFGIFNAMAIIATTFGNGIIPEIQATLAPPVKGKMFKGLCVCYAVVTVTFFSVAVSGYWAFGNEAGGLILNNFLNEDGNPLVPRWFIMMTNIFTILQLSAVAVVYLQPTNEVLERAFSNPKSGEFSARNVIPRLVSRSMSVILATTIAAMLPFFGDINAMIGAFGFLPLDFVLPVVFFNLTFKPSKRSPIFWLNSTIAVVFSAVGVTAAVAAVRQISLDAKTYKLFANV comes from the exons atggcCTCAATTGGATCGACAATCTCCATTGGAGCTGTGCATGAACAAACCATCAAAGAAGCTCAAGTCTTTTCCACCGCCACCACTACCACCCACCGTCATGGCAAACAACTAGATGCTGGTGCCCTATTTGTTCTTAAATCCAAAG GGTCATGGTGGCACAGTGGTTTTCATTTGACAACATCAATAGTAGCACCACCATTGTTGAGTCTTCCGTTTGCGTTTGCATCACTTGGATGGACTGCCGGAGTGATATCTTTAGTGGTCGGAGCAATTGTGACATTTTATTCATATAATCTCATTTCTCTTGTCCTTGAACACCATGCTGAGTTGGGTAATCGTCACCTCCGGTTTCGTGACATGGCATATGATATATTAG GCCCAAAATGGGGTAAATATTATGTGGGCCCAATCCAATTCATGGTGTGCTATGGTGCAGTTGTTGGTAATATCCTTTTGGGAGGTCAGTGCCTCAAG GCAATATACATACTATGGAATCCAAATGGAACAATGAAGCTTTACGAATTTGTgattatttttggaattttaatgTTGATTTTGGCACAAATTCCATCCTTCCATTCCCTTCGCCATATCAACCTCCTTTCTCTAATCCTATGCCTCCTCTACAGCGCCTGCGCCACCGCCGCTTCTATTTACATCG GAAGTTCTTCAAAAGGACCCCATAAGAACTACTCCTTGAGCAACAACGATGAGACTCGAATTTTTGGAATCTTTAATGCAATGGCAATCATCGCCACCACTTTCGGAAACGGAATCATTCCAGAAATACAA GCGACGCTGGCACCGCCGGTGAAGGGGAAGATGTTCAAGGGGTTGTGCGTATGCTATGCGGTGGTCACCGTCACGTTTTTCAGTGTGGCGGTTTCCGGTTACTGGGCGTTTGGGAACGAAGCCGGAGGTTTAATTTTGAACAATTTTCTCAATGAAGATGGGAACCCTTTGGTTCCGAGGTGGTTCATTATGATGACTAACATCTTCACTATCCTCCAGCTCTCTGCTGTTGCAGTC GTTTACTTGCAGCCAACGAACGAAGTTCTTGAAAGAGCGTTTTCGAATCCAAAGAGCGGCGAATTCTCAGCTAGAAATGTGATTCCAAGATTGGTATCGAGATCGATGTCTGTGATTTTGGCAACGACGATAGCAGCAATGTTGCCATTTTTTGGAGATATTAATGCGATGATCGGAGCATTTGGGTTTTTACCATTGGACTTTGTTTTACCGGTGGTGTTCTTTAATCTGACGTTTAAGCCATCGAAGCGCAGCCCTATCTTTTGGTTGAACTCGACCATAGCAGTGGTGTTCTCGGCGGTCGGAGTTACGGCGGCGGTTGCTGCGGTGAGACAAATAAGCCTTGATGCCAAGACTTATAAACTATTTGCTAATGTATGA